The following coding sequences lie in one Anomalospiza imberbis isolate Cuckoo-Finch-1a 21T00152 chromosome 21, ASM3175350v1, whole genome shotgun sequence genomic window:
- the LOC137486421 gene encoding centrosome-associated protein 350-like, whose translation MISLRSAAIPRFGGSSTFHGSSLAVVEQCLRAEELRARHQAVLLQLRRKALRERARAELAWLGHRRRVLENLQDSTGASAMAAKQHKILMELKWEQEEIQHLKNIYRAAHQERKLLLKQQREILMMHHSTAQLQEKLPSLAGKQEVIKSGSKDNCVQLKHKKSKEYEGVSTENKESLVQHQKQVEEFPGLEQSLNAHDNVFLPLEPTNSAGMESVATLVTRKGQKCVFLESVLEEKALISNPDPKDNEDNLCGRKYPVKGLGMLPTWCNLCPVQAENTLEGTGKEVEVPVPSEIHQVDASQCLKHLHHISHEASDELNLKAFSEGLTSTESLSKSNNFFLKCESAKSDSSHSEFQKVSAVCISFSKSSISDPELELKHGEDTDVSVPEEFVCDSGDMFANLSKEMPIAISNGKVTSPSDKHNECELPEDDRAETSSLSQKYPGDVLDHGCTDQLLPFIPADKANALRTESAHCSQSENPSEGVDEPHLGASQSCSRNKPSSQESPALGNDASASPSCTDATSSSDKGLPPTDEDTLSEMLCAVDEVLSSGSADLPSSNKKDLSFPNEDLPPPPLGTDAMKNGDPASSTDDFPSPPEQMTGSEPSQGMDEDISLEMDALPPLPDNTVPEEFPLLSTETSGAFSTQDGCLSEQSTFTALSSCLSEKQHGEQEMPLQHLEFLPVSNTGSSDGSKSPQFPMKQCKMYEKLLNTEEDSDGPLSSFEIGHRVLVKQSQPGTLMFKGQTHFGSGHWAGVTLDKAEGDNAGTYEGVKYFECAQDRGVFVRPDEISHLFGVNKNSSSYMGNEDFDSFHDDDDSLKGDCNYSEDDEQRVGFAEEKAEDTNSAGGSEVQENQSGLHSALLSGKGQKFPHSNQSNNNEFLCQKNLMCLGSDKEKTELAQIKQTVFADVLPEKSKTDEVNTSKNICCLVEDQKRIKLADDIASELSKKLLFDILIASSERAQHKYKSAFEKDMMNYGSGLRQEDNQKPFPLKEISVAALSEPSAKVSDVLLGDFDTLCIHGCHTVTDRIVTKFIDDAVKEYKKIKRKHRSEADKILHLSPETSPTTLPLLLKILDASVFGSSEDFDQPNSDQNMLVRQTQKRYLYKSDQWHSAPWKKTVEVPLVIPHNSSYVKNLSAYAVEELWTPENIKSNFRNINVPKYLEYSDLSGNDLEAESKRMYNQVIFDLSRELLRAEYQVTAKPNTFPWMKKEGGSPCSRHLCRRMDIRDVKIQELRKEECQWTSYGDDELTVKMRMTEAIFDSLILDTIRVLNKIYLKKACLKGDCAPSFFF comes from the exons ATGATTTCACTT cGGAGTGCAGCCATTCCACGCTTCGGAGGCTCCAGCACCTTCCATGGTTCCAGCCTGGCCGTGGTGGAGCAGTGCCTGAGGGCAGAGGAGCTGCGGGCTCGACACCAGgcagtgctcctgcagctccggAGAAAGGCTCTGAGGGAGAgggccagggctgagctggccTGGCTGGGCCACCGGAGACG TGTTCTGGAAAATTTGCAGGATAGTACTGGAGCCTCTGCCATGgcagcaaagcagcacaaaatccTGATGGAGCTGAAATGGGAGCAG GAAGAAATCCAGCACCTGAAAAACATCTACAGGGCAGCCCATCAAGAAAGGAAGCTTTTAttaaagcagcagagagaaatcTTAATGATGCACCATTCAACAGCACAACTCCAGGAAAAGCTGCCCAGTTTGGCTGGAAAGCAGGAGGTTATTAAGTCAGGGAGTAAAGACAATTGTGTCCAGTTAAAGCATAAAAAGAGCAAGGAATATGAGGG CGTTTCTACTGAGAACAAGGAATCACTGGTACAACACCAGAAACAGGTGGAGGAGTTCCCAGGTTTGGAGCAGTCCCTTAATGCTCATGATAATGTTTTCTTACCTCTGGAACCTACAAATTCAGCTGGAATGGAATCTGTAGCCACACTTGTTACAAGAAAAGGCCAAAAGTGTGTATTTCTG GAATCTGTGCTGGAAGAAAAGGCACTTATTTCAAACCCTGATCCTAAAGATAATGAAGATAATCTATGTGGCAGAAAGTACCCAGTGAAAGGCTTGGGGATGCTTCCTACTTGGTGTAACTTATGCCCGGTTCAGGCAGAAAATACTCTTGAAGGAACAG GTAAAGAAGTGGAAGTGCCTGTCCCTTCTGAGATCCATCAGGTGGATGCCAGTCAGTGTTTGAAGCATTTGCACCACATTTCTCATGAAGCTTCTGATGAActaaatttaaaagcattttctgagGGATTAACTTCCACTGAATCGCTGTCCAagtcaaataatttctttttgaaatgtgAAAGTGCCAAATCAGACTCTTCTCACTCAGAATTTCAGAAAGTGTCTGCAGTTTGCATCAGCTTCTCAAAAAGTTCCATTTCAGACCCAGAATTAGAGCTGAAGCATGGAGAGGACACAGATGTCAGTGTCCCAGAAGAGTTTGTCTGTGACAGTGGTGATATGTTTGCTAATCTCTCCAAAGAGATGCCAATAGCAATAAGCAATGGAAAGGTAACATCACCTAGTGACAAACACAATGAATGTGAGCTGCCTGAAGATGACAGAGCTGAGACTTCATCTCTCTCCCAGAAATACCCTGGAGATGTGTTGGATCATGGCTGCACTGATCAACTGCTTCCCTTCATCCCAGCAGATAAAGCAAATGCCCTCAGAACTGAATCAGCACATTGCTCCCAGTCTGAAAACCCTTCTGAGGGAGTGGATGAGCCACACCTGGGTGCCTCACAAAGCTGCAGCAGAAATAAGCCCTCTTCTCAGGAGAGCCCAGCACTGGGGAATGATGCATCTGCCAGCCCTTCATGCACTGATGCAACCTCCAGTAGTGATAAGGGTCTCCCTCCAACTGATGAGGATACCTTGTCAGAAATGCTGTGTGCTGTGGATGAAGTATTGTCCTCTGGAAGTGCTGACTTGCCATCCTCTAACAAAAAGGATTTGTCATTTCCAAATGAAgatcttcctcctccccctttAGGTACAGATGCAATGAAAAATGGTGATCCTGCCTCCAGCACGGATGATTTCCCATCTCCACCAGAACAAATGACAGGCTCAGAGCCTAGTCAGGGCATGGATGAAGATATATCACTGGAAATGGATGCATTACCCCCATTACCTGATAACACTGTGCCTGAAGAATTTCCCCTGCTCAGTACAGAGACAAGTGGTGCTTTTTCAACTCAGGATGGTTGTCTCTCAGAACAATCTACATTTACAGCTCTTTCCAGCTGTTTATCAGAAAAACAGCATGGAGAACAGGAGATGCCTTTGCAGCATTTGGAGTTTCTGCCTGTGTCAAATACAGGTTCTTCTGATGGAAGTAAAAGTCCTCAATTCCCAATGAAACAATGCAAAATGTATGAAAAGCTGCTCAACACCGAGGAGGACAGTGATGGCCCATTGTCATCATTTGAAATTGGGCACAGAGTGTTGGTAAAGCAGAGCCAGCCTGGAACTCTGATGTTCAAAGGCCAGACTCATTTTGGCAGTGGCCACTGGGCTGGTGTTACACTGGACAAAGCTGAAGGTGACAATGCTGGAACTTATGAAGGGGTGAAGTATTTTGAGTGTGCTCAGGACCGTGGGGTCTTTGTCAGACCTGATGAGATTTCACACCTGTTTGGGGTTAACAAAAATAGTTCCAGTTACATGGGGAATGAAGACTTTGACTCCTTCCATGATGATGATGACTCCCTCAAAGGAGACTGCAACTATTCTGAAGATGATGAGCAGAGAGTGGGGTTTGCagaggagaaagcagaagacaCAAACAGTGCAGGAGGTTCAGAAGTGCAAGAAAACCAGTCTGGGTTACACAGTGCCTTGCTGTCTGGAAAAGGGCAAAAGTTTCCTCATTCCAACCAGAGTAACAATAATGAATTCCTCTGTCAAAAAAACTTAATGTGCTTGGGatcagataaagaaaaaacagaactggcacaaataaaacaaactgtATTTGCAGATGTTCTTCCAGAGAAAAGCAAGACAGATGAGGTAAACAcaagcaaaaatatttgttgCTTGGTAGAGGATCAGAAAAGAATTAAACTTGCTGATGATATTGCAAGTGAACTCAGTAAAAAACTTCTGTTTGACATTTTAATTGCATCTTCTGAAAGAGCTCAACACAAATATAAAAGTGCCTTTGAAAAAGACATGATGAATTATGGCAGTGGCCTGAGGCAAGAAGACAATCAGAAACCATTTCCCCTCAAAGAAATTTCAGTTGCTGCCTTATCTGAACCATCAGCAAAGGTTTCTGATGTTTTACTGGGTGATTTTGATACGCTTTGCATTCATGGTTGTCACACAGTAACAGACAGAATTGTAACTAAATTTATAGATGATGCAGTTAAAGAATATAAgaagattaaaagaaaacacagatcaGAAGCAGACAAGATACTTCATTTATCTCCAGAGACTTCTCCAACCACTTTGCCT cTCCTCTTAAAAATCCTTGATGCCAGTGTTTTTGGAAGCTCTGAAGATTTTGATCAGCCTAATTCTGACCAAAACATGCTGGTGAGACAGACACAAAAGCGATACTTGTACAAATCAGACCAGTGGCACTCAGCTCCTTGGAAGAAAACTGTGGAAGTTCCTCTTGTGATACCACATAACAGTTCTTATGTTAAAAATTTGTCTGCATATGCTGTGGAAGAATTATGGACCCCAGAGAACATAAAATCAAATTTCAGGAACATCAACGTGCCAAAGTACTTGGAATATAGTGATCTCTCAGGGAATGATttggaagcagaaagcaagaGGATGTATAATCAG GTTATATTTGATTTGAGCCGTGAGTTGCTGCGTGCAGAATATCAAGTGACTGCAAAGCCAAATACGTTCCCATGGATGAAAAAAGAAGGGGGATCTCCCTGTTCcaggcatctctgcagaaggatgGATATCAGAGATGTCAAG ATCCAGGAGCTCCGCAAAGAGGAATGTCAGTGGACTTCCTATGGTGATGATGAATTAACAGTGAAGATGAGGATGACTGAAGCCATATTTGATAGCTTGATCCTTGATACAATCAGAGTTCTTAATAAGATTTATCTGAAAAAAGCCTGTTTGAAAGGTGACTGTGCaccatcttttttcttttaa